In Cicer arietinum cultivar CDC Frontier isolate Library 1 chromosome 1, Cicar.CDCFrontier_v2.0, whole genome shotgun sequence, one DNA window encodes the following:
- the LOC101497114 gene encoding probable serine/threonine-protein kinase PBL5 encodes MSCFSCVGKSRRKIDTKNSIHTEKLSDFTSADKVKVDLNVNDKSEDVSKHDQLSLDVKNLNLNLKDGVSKDGKVAKTFTFEELAAATGNFRANCFVGEGGFGKVYKGYIEKLNQVVAIKQLDPNGLQGIREFVVEVLTLSLAEHPNLVKLIGFCAEGEQRLLVYEYMPLGSLENHLHDLSPGKKPIDWNTRMRIASGAARGLEYLHDKMKPPVIYRDLKCSNILLGADYHAKLSDFGLAKVGPSGDKTHVSTRVMGTYGYCAPDYAMTGQLTFKSDIYSFGVVLLELITGRKAIDQRKPAKEQNLVAWARPLFRDRRRFSEMVDPLLEGQYPVRGLYQALAIAAMCVQEQPNMRPVISDVVTALNYLASQKYDPLIHPIQSPRKSSSSPRIRSEGHRRITSKDSETDRFGD; translated from the exons GGAAAATCACGCCGAAAGATTGATACCAAAAACTCTATCCATACAGAGAAGCTTAGTGATTTCACTTCAgctg ATAAGGTCAAAGTTGATTTGAATGTGAATGATAAAAGTGAAGATGTTTCAAAACATGATCAACTTTCCCTTGACGTGAAGaacttgaatttaaatttaaaagatggTGTTTCCAAGGATGGAAAAGTTGCAAAGACATTTACTTTTGAGGAGCTTGCAGCTGCAACAGGAAATTTTAGGGCAAATTGCTTTGTTGGTGAAGGAGGGTTTGGCAAGGTTTATAAAGGGTATATAGAGAAATTAAATCAg GTTGTTGCAATTAAGCAACTTGACCCTAATGGACTTCAAGGAATTAGGGAATTTGTTGTTGAAGTGTTGACACTTAGTTTGGCTGAACACCCAAATCTTGTCAAGTTAATTGGGTTTTGTGCCGAGGGAGAGCAAAGGCTATTGGTGTATGAGTATATGCCATTGGGATCTTTGGAGAATCATTTGCATG ATCTTTCGCCTGGTAAAAAACCGATTGATTGGAATACAAGAATGAGAATAGCTTCTGGTGCAGCTAGAGGTTTGGAGTATTTGCACGACAAAATGAAGCCTCCTGTCATATACCGTGACCTCAAATGCTCCAACATTTTGTTAGGCGCCGATTATCATGCCAAGTTATCTGATTTCGGCTTGGCAAAAGTAGGTCCTAGCGGCGATAAGACTCATGTTTCAACAAGAGTTATGGGCACATATGGGTACTGTGCTCCAGATTATGCAATGACAGGTCAATTGACATTTAAGTCGGACATTTATAGCTTTGGTGTTGTTCTTTTGGAGCTCATCACAGGCAGAAAGGCGATCGACCAGAGAAAACCTGCTAAAGAACAAAATCTAGTCGCTTGG GCAAGGCCATTATTCAGAGATCGACGAAGATTCTCGGAGATGGTAGATCCATTGCTTGAAGGTCAATATCCAGTGAGGGGTTTGTACCAAGCTCTTGCCATTGCTGCTATGTGTGTTCAAGAGCAGCCTAATATGCGGCCGGTTATATCTGATGTGGTGACAGCTCTAAATTACCTTGCTTCACAAAAATATGATCCTCTAATTCATCCAATACAAAGCCCGAGAAAAAGTTCATCTTCTCCAAGAATTAGAAGCGAAGGTCATAGACGCATTACTAGTAAAGACTCTGAGACAGACAGATTCGGAGATTAG
- the LOC101496794 gene encoding uncharacterized protein encodes MHHPSHHRMIQTGSRSITTWLILITIVLYILYSSNTLLFNNDQQECPTTTATLDDTPQEHVHITSYNISSTSDRNIEHKVLPIDQTEEDEEPHQEEEKEEEEEGEVEGEEQEQENKSPIVVRLTNQQMAQREETALKHIVFGIAASSNLWNVRKEYIKIWWRPKQTRGVVWLDKSISTRSNEGLPEIRISSDTSRFRYTNHQGQRSALRISRIVTETLKLGLKDVRWFVMGDDDTVFVVDNVVRILSKYDHRHFYYVGSSSESHVQNIHFSYAMAYGGGGFAISYPLAMELAKMQDRCIQRYPALYGSDDRIQACMAELGVPLTREAGFHQYDVYGDLLGLLGAHPVAPLVSLHHLDVVQPIFPRMSRVQSLKHLMESINQDSGSIMQQSICYDKNRYWSISVSWGFMVQILRGVLSPRELEMPSRTFLNWYRRADYTAYAFNTRPVAKHPCQKPFVYYMSKTHYDSSSKQIVSVYARDNKSKSPFCRWKMNSPEKITNIVVTKRRDPSRWKKSPRRDCCRVLPSRKSTTLYLWVGNCQEGEVTEL; translated from the exons aTGCACCATCCTTCTCATCATCGCATGATCCAAACAGGCTCAAGAAGCATAACAACTTGGTTAATCTTAATAACAATTGTTCTCTACATTCTCTATTCTTCCAACACCCTTCTCTTCAACAATGACCAACAAGAGTGTCCAACAACAACCGCCACCTTAGATGACACACCACAAGAACATGTTCACATCACAAGTTACAACATTTCCTCTACATCAGATAGAAACATTGAACACAAAGTTTTACCAATAGATCAaacagaagaagatgaagagcctcatcaagaagaagaaaaagaagaagaagaagaaggtgaAGTTGAAGGTGAAGAGCAAGAACAAGAAAACAAATCACCTATCGTTGTTCGTTTAACAAATCAACAAATGGCTCAAAGAGAAGAAACAGCATTGAAACACATTGTTTTCGGGATAGCAGCATCATCGAATCTATGGAATGTTCGAAAGGAATACATAAAAATATGGTGGAGACCAAAACAAACAAGAGGGGTTGTTTGGTTAGATAAAAGCATTAGTACGCGAAGCAACGAAGGGTTACCAGAGATACGAATCTCTAGTGACACTTCGAGGTTTCGTTACACGAATCATCAGGGACAAAGATCAGCATTGAGGATATCAAGGATTGTCACAGAGACATTGAAGCTAGGATTGAAAGATGTGAGGTGGTTTGTGATGGGAGATGATGATactgtttttgttgttgataatgtTGTTAGGATTCTTTCGAAATATGATCATAGACATTTTTATTATGTTGGGAGTTCTTCTGAGAGTCATGTTCAGAATATACATTTTTCATATGCTATGGCTTATGGCGGTGGTGGATTTGCTATAAGTTATCCATTGGCTATGGAATTGGCTAAGATGCAAGATCGTTGTATTCAAAGATATCCTGCTTTGTATGGTAGTGATGACAGGATTCAAGCTTGTATGGCTGAGTTGGGTGTGCCTCTTACAAGGGAAGCTGGCTTTCATCAG TATGATGTGTATGGAGATCTATTAGGCCTTCTAGGTGCACATCCAGTGGCACCACTAGTTTCACTACACCACCTTGATGTAGTACAACCAATATTCCCAAGAATGTCAAGAGTACAATCTTTAAAACACTTGATGGAATCCATCAACCAAGACTCAGGTAGCATCATGCAACAATCAATTTGCTACGACAAAAACAGGTATTGGTCGATCTCAGTTTCATGGGGATTCATGGTTCAAATTCTGAGGGGAGTTTTGTCCCCTAGAGAACTAGAAATGCCATCAAGAACATTTCTGAATTGGTATAGAAGAGCTGATTACACTGCATATGCATTCAACACAAGGCCGGTCGCCAAACACCCTTGCCAAAAGCCCTTTGTTTACTACATGAGCAAAACTCATTATGATTCCTCTTCGAAACAAATTGTCAGTGTTTATGCTCGCGACAACAAATCTAAGTCGCCTTTTTGTCGTTGGAAAATGAATTCGCCGGAGAAAATTACTAACATTGTTGTCACCAAAAGACGAGATCCTTCGCGCTGGAAAAAG TCACCAAGGAGGGATTGTTGCAGAGTCCTGCCATCAAGAAAGAGCACAACTCTATACTTATGGGTAGGCAATTGTCAAGAGGGAGAAGTTACTGAATTATAG